One region of Sulfurisphaera ohwakuensis genomic DNA includes:
- a CDS encoding arsenate reductase (azurin) small subunit translates to MAEGKKKDNVDPNRRAVIIGGAAAVAGIAAGIVIGGYAFPRTTKVVQPQVTVEKEVSTVTQVSTTTTTVPTQVPQQVGYVKQKVANISQLTSPGQYVTTMYMGYLVYIIKTGVPSENGVGPNNDIVGFSASCAHMGYILVYDPSNNCLLCPEHFSQYDATRGGMQVVGHPNQFLPQLILEYDESTGDIYALGFNRLVYGTYNTALQGLAQMSGGGNS, encoded by the coding sequence ATGGCAGAAGGGAAGAAGAAAGATAACGTAGACCCTAATAGACGTGCAGTTATTATTGGTGGAGCAGCGGCTGTTGCTGGTATTGCAGCTGGTATAGTTATTGGTGGATACGCATTTCCGAGGACTACTAAAGTTGTCCAACCTCAAGTAACAGTAGAGAAGGAAGTTAGTACTGTAACTCAGGTAAGTACAACAACTACAACAGTACCTACACAGGTACCTCAGCAAGTAGGGTATGTTAAACAAAAAGTTGCTAATATATCACAACTTACTTCACCTGGGCAATATGTTACTACTATGTATATGGGATATCTAGTTTATATTATAAAGACTGGAGTACCCTCTGAAAATGGAGTTGGACCTAACAATGATATTGTAGGATTCTCAGCTTCATGTGCACATATGGGCTACATTTTAGTTTATGATCCTTCAAATAACTGCCTATTATGTCCAGAACATTTCAGCCAATATGATGCTACTAGAGGTGGAATGCAAGTTGTTGGTCATCCAAATCAGTTTTTACCACAATTAATTCTAGAATATGATGAGTCTACTGGAGATATTTATGCTTTAGGTTTTAATAGACTTGTATATGGTACATATAATACGGCTTTACAAGGTTTAGCCCAAATGTCTGGAGGTGGTAATTCATGA
- a CDS encoding sulfocyanin, producing MASNTPIVIAIVIAIILVGVAAYYIATRSSTTVTTTLPPTTVSTVTTSTSTTVSSTTTSTSTTTTSTTSTTTTTSSLPPGAIALPYDASNHTVFLYLAALSTGNTFNFNGTSFGKLHVYIPAGWTVIVYFTNEQSGLPHNLLIVQNDTATPNSSDVGNDGKILLYVGTTPSSYTANGLISGQSASGSITLQPGYYWFCCGIAGHAVAGMWGVIIVSSSITVPYATT from the coding sequence ATGGCGTCAAATACACCTATAGTAATAGCAATAGTAATAGCTATAATTCTAGTAGGAGTTGCTGCATATTATATTGCTACAAGATCTTCAACTACAGTGACTACAACACTACCACCAACGACAGTATCTACAGTAACCACTTCTACTTCTACTACAGTATCTTCTACTACCACTTCTACTTCTACAACTACCACTTCAACAACTTCTACTACAACAACAACTTCGTCCTTACCTCCTGGTGCTATTGCCTTGCCTTATGATGCTAGTAATCATACTGTATTCTTATATTTAGCTGCCTTGTCTACTGGTAACACTTTCAATTTTAATGGAACTTCTTTTGGAAAACTACACGTCTACATACCAGCTGGTTGGACTGTAATAGTTTATTTCACCAACGAACAAAGTGGTCTACCACACAACCTCTTGATAGTACAAAATGACACAGCAACACCAAATAGCTCAGATGTAGGAAACGATGGAAAAATACTACTATATGTAGGAACAACACCAAGCTCCTACACTGCAAATGGATTAATAAGCGGACAATCAGCTAGTGGATCAATAACACTACAACCAGGATACTACTGGTTCTGCTGTGGAATAGCAGGACATGCAGTAGCGGGCATGTGGGGAGTAATAATAGTCTCATCCTCAATAACAGTGCCATATGCAACAACATAA
- a CDS encoding sulfocyanin — protein sequence MGIEIAMNKLGVALLIIIFAGTAIMAGFIAYNFAMVTYPLPKSHAAIILTTTTTTTSTSTTTTSTTSTTTTTSSLPPGAIALPYDASNHTVFLYLAALSTGNTFNFNGTSFGKLHVYIPAGWTVIVYFTNEQSGLPHNLLIVQNDTATPNSSDVGNDGKILLYVGTTPSSYTANGLISGQSASGSITLQPGYYWFCCGIAGHAVAGMWGVIIVSSSITVPYATT from the coding sequence TTGGGAATTGAGATAGCTATGAATAAGCTAGGAGTAGCATTACTAATTATAATTTTCGCTGGCACAGCAATCATGGCAGGGTTTATTGCATATAATTTCGCTATGGTAACTTACCCATTACCTAAGTCACATGCAGCAATAATACTAACTACAACAACAACTACCACTTCTACTTCTACAACTACCACTTCAACAACTTCTACTACAACAACAACTTCGTCCTTACCTCCTGGTGCTATTGCCTTGCCTTATGATGCTAGTAATCATACTGTATTCTTATATTTAGCTGCCTTGTCTACTGGTAACACTTTCAATTTTAATGGAACTTCTTTTGGAAAACTACACGTCTACATACCAGCTGGTTGGACTGTAATAGTTTATTTCACCAACGAACAAAGTGGTCTACCACACAACCTCTTGATAGTACAAAATGACACAGCAACACCAAATAGCTCAGATGTAGGAAACGATGGAAAAATACTACTATATGTAGGAACAACACCAAGCTCCTACACTGCAAATGGATTAATAAGCGGACAATCAGCTAGTGGATCAATAACACTACAACCAGGATACTACTGGTTCTGCTGTGGAATAGCAGGACATGCAGTAGCGGGCATGTGGGGAGTAATAATAGTCTCATCCTCAATAACAGTGCCATATGCAACAACATAA
- a CDS encoding LPXTG cell wall anchor domain-containing protein, protein MASTIAPPSSIPFEDAFGFLLAGLAIIAGVVFYLLIRKKIVNIF, encoded by the coding sequence ATGGCTTCAACTATCGCACCTCCGTCTAGTATTCCTTTTGAAGATGCGTTTGGTTTTCTACTTGCTGGTCTAGCTATAATTGCTGGTGTAGTCTTTTACTTATTAATAAGGAAAAAGATAGTAAATATTTTTTGA
- the soxA gene encoding proton pump complex quinol oxidase subunit SoxA, which yields MSEHKRDWEKIWFIVMLILVAAFTGYSYFSVINGSAATYRYGLPLGSGVPKPLPNGTIVIYMLGVQWAWEPMNATEIIYLPNGTMENISVTSTVITYVNGFPAIKVEPGQPILLILYSNNVMHAFYLRLPHGPQNWNIVPGVNSYAFFYAPMTPGNYTFHCAEYCGIGHSYMYGYLWVM from the coding sequence ATGAGTGAGCATAAAAGAGATTGGGAGAAAATATGGTTTATAGTAATGTTGATTCTGGTTGCTGCTTTTACTGGTTATAGTTATTTTAGCGTCATAAATGGTTCTGCTGCAACTTATAGATATGGTTTACCATTGGGAAGTGGTGTCCCTAAACCATTGCCTAACGGAACTATAGTAATTTATATGCTAGGTGTACAATGGGCTTGGGAGCCTATGAATGCTACTGAAATAATTTATTTGCCTAACGGGACCATGGAGAATATAAGTGTAACTTCTACAGTTATAACTTATGTTAATGGTTTTCCAGCTATTAAAGTTGAACCAGGGCAACCAATACTATTAATTCTTTATAGTAATAATGTAATGCACGCCTTCTATCTTAGACTACCTCATGGACCACAGAATTGGAATATTGTACCGGGTGTTAACAGTTATGCTTTCTTTTATGCTCCAATGACTCCTGGTAATTACACGTTCCATTGTGCAGAGTATTGTGGTATTGGTCATTCTTACATGTATGGTTATTTGTGGGTGATGTAA
- the soxB gene encoding proton pump complex quinol oxidase subunit SoxB: MVKLYPKTSLGMALVYISGAISWLIVMGIAALWFRTILLNPHTNPTVGYAISPLYYFLVTLHGMSAMYIIVEDLALGIFAYALYKSGMSVVHFRTLTALFWVLNLAPIVTFAGGPITGWYMYPPLALQTQSWLNYHTDALIGMAYFFLFINSVAAILASLFMFIDAIKTRPKEGKIPIFASYAMMFAGALIFLTEPALAAGELWYTLYFWANVPVNPLTWVVLFWFFGHPVVYYVPFTVFGGLYALIPQYAGRPLYSERWARWNIILLFTFSMLAWVHHLQTFPLPVYIRAFITPTTLILAAGSGLTVLNLALTIFYSPTGYNYKDPVGFAALIAYIGFILAGLQALILPINITNVIVHNTYYVVGHFHLMIWTIIIVGSVAIILDMLRNQVGAKLDFSSLGRGFLFAGLSMWTVGALLTGYTMSYAGYLGLIRRWDAYPIKFLPFMDVMTYGAMIMGLSFVFIALPIVLTMIRVGIPIFWTPTTGVAASPGITMNTQPPSSGTPSITKEVSASDMNNKVTKLK; encoded by the coding sequence ATGGTGAAGTTATATCCTAAAACAAGTTTAGGTATGGCTTTAGTATATATTTCTGGAGCAATATCATGGCTTATTGTAATGGGAATTGCTGCTTTATGGTTTAGGACAATTTTATTAAATCCTCATACGAATCCTACCGTGGGATATGCTATTTCTCCACTTTATTACTTCTTAGTTACTCTTCACGGAATGTCTGCGATGTACATAATTGTTGAAGATCTAGCACTAGGAATATTTGCTTATGCATTGTATAAGAGTGGAATGTCTGTAGTTCATTTCAGAACACTTACTGCCTTATTCTGGGTTTTAAATTTAGCACCTATAGTAACTTTTGCTGGAGGTCCAATAACTGGTTGGTATATGTATCCTCCTTTAGCGTTGCAAACTCAATCATGGCTTAACTATCACACAGATGCATTAATAGGAATGGCATACTTCTTCCTATTCATAAATTCTGTAGCTGCTATATTAGCGTCATTGTTCATGTTTATTGACGCTATAAAGACAAGACCAAAAGAGGGTAAAATACCAATCTTTGCCTCTTATGCTATGATGTTTGCCGGTGCTCTAATCTTCTTAACAGAACCAGCATTAGCTGCTGGAGAATTATGGTATACATTATACTTCTGGGCTAATGTTCCAGTTAACCCATTAACGTGGGTAGTTTTATTCTGGTTCTTTGGCCATCCAGTAGTTTATTATGTACCATTTACAGTATTTGGCGGTTTATATGCATTAATTCCGCAGTATGCTGGAAGGCCATTATATAGTGAAAGGTGGGCTAGGTGGAACATAATTTTGCTGTTTACTTTTAGTATGTTAGCCTGGGTTCATCACTTACAAACATTCCCATTACCAGTGTATATAAGAGCATTTATTACACCAACTACATTAATCTTAGCCGCAGGATCTGGTTTAACAGTATTGAATTTAGCTTTAACAATATTTTACAGTCCAACTGGATATAACTATAAGGATCCAGTAGGTTTTGCTGCCCTAATAGCATACATAGGTTTTATATTAGCTGGGTTACAAGCATTGATTCTTCCAATAAATATAACTAATGTAATTGTCCACAACACTTATTATGTAGTTGGGCATTTCCATTTGATGATTTGGACAATAATTATAGTTGGTAGTGTAGCAATAATCCTAGATATGTTAAGAAATCAAGTAGGTGCTAAATTAGACTTCTCTTCGTTAGGTAGAGGGTTCTTATTTGCAGGTCTATCTATGTGGACTGTTGGTGCACTCTTGACTGGCTATACAATGAGTTATGCTGGCTATTTAGGGTTAATAAGGAGATGGGACGCATATCCGATTAAGTTCTTGCCATTTATGGATGTTATGACTTATGGTGCTATGATTATGGGATTGAGTTTTGTGTTTATTGCACTACCAATTGTTTTAACAATGATTAGAGTGGGAATCCCAATATTCTGGACCCCAACTACTGGTGTTGCAGCATCTCCTGGAATAACAATGAATACTCAGCCACCTAGTTCTGGAACACCTTCAATTACTAAAGAAGTAAGTGCAAGTGATATGAATAATAAGGTAACAAAGTTAAAATAA
- a CDS encoding DUF1404 domain-containing protein encodes MIKYSGMRNWKDLVVPTVFILAFVNPYVESLQYYNPLVYMLDHYALYAAGVLVGYKFFKGSIISFILGIIPAGFWHIPLFFALGAAFPLYRGLSEATLFLGGILAGSYIPKMSLTFKIGALGIYMFADSLLSIFFVLGYPQYSNVDFKFLAWGNGILPFVGVEMFIVMNIVLVYSLYKLLKNISLF; translated from the coding sequence ATGATAAAGTATTCAGGCATGAGAAACTGGAAAGACTTGGTAGTTCCTACAGTATTTATTTTGGCTTTTGTTAACCCTTACGTCGAGTCCTTACAATACTACAATCCATTAGTTTATATGTTAGATCATTATGCATTATACGCTGCTGGTGTACTAGTAGGTTATAAATTCTTTAAAGGTTCTATAATATCATTTATTCTTGGTATTATTCCAGCCGGATTCTGGCATATTCCATTATTTTTTGCATTAGGAGCTGCTTTTCCATTATATAGAGGTTTATCAGAAGCAACACTATTTTTAGGCGGTATTCTTGCGGGTTCTTATATTCCTAAAATGTCATTAACATTTAAGATAGGTGCGTTAGGAATCTATATGTTTGCAGATTCTTTACTTAGTATATTCTTTGTTTTAGGTTATCCTCAGTATTCTAATGTGGACTTTAAGTTCTTAGCATGGGGTAATGGTATACTTCCATTTGTAGGGGTTGAAATGTTTATTGTTATGAATATTGTACTGGTTTATTCGCTTTATAAACTATTAAAAAATATTTCCCTTTTTTAA
- a CDS encoding NifB/NifX family molybdenum-iron cluster-binding protein, with translation MITCTTVLDDLKTLEEFSKARYLILLDENTKEIIYKEDNPALHSKAKRPSVAKECVKLKADKVIAPHGSLCYPSYMILKKANINILISNVHDTLDSPELREVSIKEIIYSSFQAILERIKGEG, from the coding sequence ATGATTACGTGTACAACTGTACTAGACGATCTAAAAACGTTAGAAGAGTTTTCTAAGGCTAGATACCTAATACTCTTAGATGAAAACACTAAAGAAATAATTTATAAAGAAGATAATCCAGCCCTTCATTCAAAAGCAAAAAGACCAAGTGTAGCTAAAGAATGTGTAAAGTTGAAAGCAGACAAAGTTATAGCACCGCATGGATCATTGTGTTATCCTTCATATATGATACTTAAAAAAGCGAACATAAATATTCTGATTTCGAATGTTCATGACACTTTAGATTCGCCCGAATTAAGGGAAGTTAGCATAAAAGAAATAATATATTCAAGTTTCCAAGCCATATTAGAAAGAATAAAAGGAGAAGGTTAA
- a CDS encoding MFS transporter, producing the protein MTDRTFKFLLISRVTRSISLIYVSLSIPLYLSLLGLSPVTIGLIVFGVVGFYASLSFGLGMLGDRIGYKKSLIIGDLLPLIGTALLAVVTSVKLIIPLLIITGIGGGASGGLRGMWSPGISALIASNWRDEKERVKRLGLISSAASAASIIGSLLISIKQFLPFSSLEDYRFIFGISSLLLFVSVISLVFVEEAQRPKKTTKIMKKSSLNYILRVIASNAVTGAGIGLAIPLLPLWFKIAYHANDFEIGLVFTFSYALTSIGSFLATRIKFDTLKIASITRVLNGVLLIGIAFSPWFYLASALYALRGLNAGIGAPNRTAINVRGVSEEDYGTATSLQGISTRIAQLSSGLSGYLLETWIPLPELSGGILQAIGGYIYYRLLKEKRKATSS; encoded by the coding sequence ATGACTGATAGAACTTTTAAATTTCTTTTAATTTCTAGAGTTACAAGAAGTATAAGTTTAATTTACGTAAGTTTATCAATACCTTTGTACCTCTCACTTTTAGGTTTATCTCCAGTAACAATTGGGTTAATAGTTTTTGGAGTTGTAGGATTTTATGCATCATTATCTTTCGGACTTGGAATGCTTGGTGATAGAATAGGTTATAAAAAAAGCTTAATAATTGGTGATCTACTTCCCCTTATTGGAACTGCATTATTAGCTGTTGTAACTAGCGTAAAGCTAATCATACCTCTGCTGATTATTACTGGAATAGGTGGAGGTGCTTCTGGTGGATTAAGAGGAATGTGGAGCCCAGGAATCTCTGCATTGATTGCCTCTAATTGGAGAGACGAAAAAGAAAGGGTAAAAAGACTTGGATTAATTAGCTCTGCCGCATCTGCTGCGAGTATTATAGGAAGTCTTTTAATATCTATAAAGCAATTCTTACCTTTTTCATCCTTAGAAGATTATAGATTTATATTCGGTATCTCTTCTTTGCTTCTATTTGTATCTGTTATATCATTAGTTTTTGTAGAAGAAGCTCAAAGACCTAAAAAGACTACTAAGATAATGAAAAAATCTAGCCTTAATTATATTTTAAGGGTAATAGCATCTAATGCAGTAACCGGTGCTGGGATAGGATTAGCAATACCACTTCTACCACTATGGTTCAAGATAGCTTATCACGCAAATGATTTTGAAATAGGCTTAGTCTTCACATTCTCTTATGCATTAACTTCCATAGGTTCATTTTTAGCAACTAGAATAAAGTTTGATACACTCAAGATTGCGTCTATAACTAGAGTTTTGAACGGAGTACTTTTAATCGGAATTGCGTTCTCACCATGGTTTTATTTAGCTTCAGCACTTTATGCATTAAGGGGACTAAATGCTGGTATTGGAGCACCAAATAGGACAGCAATAAATGTTAGAGGTGTATCAGAAGAGGATTATGGAACAGCTACAAGCCTTCAAGGAATATCAACTAGAATAGCACAATTAAGTAGTGGATTAAGTGGTTATCTTTTAGAAACATGGATACCATTACCAGAATTAAGTGGTGGTATATTACAAGCAATTGGAGGGTACATCTATTATAGGCTATTAAAGGAAAAAAGGAAAGCTACAAGTAGTTAA
- a CDS encoding B12-binding domain-containing radical SAM protein, producing MKREWDVILTADRGSFTDYGGSSVLGYVACMPYRLVPRFFMDRFFTPPIKVDKDGKAIYAPYALRKVEASLLSHGFNVAVIPPDYLEKSVSEKTKVLGLTVHDPFGLNPVSFKLSMLFGGGATWTAKFFEELGEEVKKLKAKYNFKVIVGGPGAWELLNKKPEWIDNIFIGEAEVTLPEVVKKLMDGEEVPTIVKGKDPKVDQIPPIVNPARLGEVQITRGCPRGCQFCSITPETFRSMPLDVIKKEVEVNMKGGWNRVEFITDDVMLYGSQKLRTNHDAIVRLFTEVMSMGVDGIWWPHISAPAVRESPKTVKAMAEIARYSFDRAVAPVVGLETGSVKIMEKYMRAKAFPWTPKEWADVIIDATAIMNDNYIFPCYTMTIGYPEETDEDVQQSINLVQKIIDHGFIAWVFPLPVIPMATTRIRDNPFPFMERLPSKYWDLLYISWKYNFKITRQLIPILTSGIKSNIVKRIVKIMIDRVFDSIDQIFYELKETKGKKSMEFSSINLNNTIGVLKSIYWLTRLAFKNQ from the coding sequence ATGAAGAGAGAGTGGGATGTCATTTTAACCGCAGATAGAGGTTCGTTTACTGATTATGGAGGCTCTAGTGTATTAGGTTATGTAGCTTGTATGCCATATAGGCTAGTACCTAGGTTCTTTATGGATAGATTCTTTACACCTCCAATTAAAGTTGATAAAGACGGCAAAGCTATATATGCACCTTATGCCCTAAGAAAGGTTGAAGCGTCTTTACTCTCTCATGGTTTTAATGTAGCAGTAATTCCACCAGACTATTTAGAAAAATCTGTAAGTGAAAAAACTAAAGTTTTGGGTTTAACTGTTCATGACCCGTTTGGTTTAAACCCAGTATCATTCAAACTCTCTATGCTTTTTGGCGGAGGTGCAACATGGACTGCCAAGTTCTTTGAAGAACTTGGGGAAGAAGTCAAAAAGTTAAAGGCTAAGTATAATTTTAAGGTAATTGTTGGTGGGCCAGGAGCTTGGGAGTTACTTAATAAAAAGCCTGAGTGGATAGATAACATCTTTATTGGTGAGGCCGAAGTTACATTACCAGAAGTTGTAAAGAAGCTAATGGATGGTGAAGAAGTCCCTACAATTGTTAAGGGTAAGGATCCTAAGGTTGACCAAATACCCCCAATAGTTAATCCAGCAAGACTTGGGGAGGTTCAAATAACTAGAGGTTGTCCTAGAGGTTGTCAGTTTTGTTCTATAACTCCAGAGACTTTTAGGTCTATGCCTCTTGATGTAATTAAGAAAGAAGTTGAGGTTAATATGAAGGGTGGATGGAATAGGGTTGAATTTATTACTGATGATGTAATGCTTTATGGCTCTCAAAAGTTAAGGACTAATCATGACGCTATCGTTAGGCTTTTTACTGAAGTTATGAGTATGGGTGTTGATGGTATATGGTGGCCTCATATTTCTGCTCCAGCAGTTAGGGAAAGTCCTAAGACTGTTAAGGCAATGGCTGAGATTGCGAGGTATAGTTTTGATAGGGCTGTAGCACCTGTAGTGGGATTAGAGACTGGTAGTGTAAAGATTATGGAAAAATATATGAGGGCAAAGGCTTTTCCGTGGACTCCTAAAGAATGGGCTGATGTTATAATTGATGCCACTGCTATTATGAATGATAACTATATATTTCCGTGCTACACTATGACCATCGGTTACCCGGAAGAAACCGATGAAGATGTCCAACAATCTATTAATCTTGTTCAGAAAATAATTGACCATGGATTCATAGCCTGGGTTTTTCCATTACCAGTAATTCCTATGGCTACTACAAGAATAAGAGATAATCCTTTTCCCTTCATGGAAAGATTACCTTCAAAATATTGGGATTTACTTTACATTAGCTGGAAGTATAATTTCAAAATTACTAGACAATTAATTCCTATATTAACAAGTGGGATAAAGAGTAATATAGTTAAAAGGATTGTGAAAATAATGATTGATAGAGTCTTTGACTCCATAGATCAAATATTTTATGAATTAAAGGAAACTAAGGGTAAAAAGTCAATGGAGTTTTCAAGTATTAACTTAAACAACACTATTGGTGTTTTAAAATCTATATATTGGTTAACTAGGTTAGCTTTCAAAAATCAATAA